A window of Candidatus Alcyoniella australis genomic DNA:
ACGACTTCACCGTCACCCTGCGGCTGCGCGCGCGTTACGACGAGGGCGGCGATACGGTGTTCGGCGAGGCGCGCAAGGCCATCGCACTGCGCACTGACGACGATCCGACCACCGGGCTGCTGCCGGGCTTCCCGATCTACATCGGCGAGTCCGGCGAATCGTCCGTGGCGCTCTACGACCTTGACGGCGATCTCGAGGGTCGGCCGGAGATCATCTTCGGCACCTCCGGCGGCTTTGTCGAGGTCTTCAGCTACGACCCCGAGACCGAGGCCTGGGGCCGGATGCCGGGCTTCCCGATCAACGTGCGCGAGTTCCTGGACATCCCCACCGACGACGTGGTGATCGCCTCGGTGGCGGTGGGCGACCTGTGGGGCATCGGTATGCCGGTGATCGTCGCCCTGTGCGGCGGCGGCTTCGCCATGGCGATTTACCCCGATGGCTACGACCATCCCGGCGGGCCGCTGCTGCCCGGGTTCCCCGTGGCCGCGGACGTGCCGCCCAACGACACGGCCTACAATTTCGCCCACGGCCGCTCGTTCGGCGCCTCGCCCGTGCTCGCCGACCTGGACCTCGACGGCCGACTGGAGATCATCGGCGCCAACTACGATCAGAAGGTCTACGCCTGGCGGTCGGTGGACGTGGACGGCGACGGCCAGGTCGACCGCATGCCCGGCTTCCCCGTGCTGACCCGTTCCAACGCCGAGCAAGTGCCCGACGATCTGGTCTGCGAGGGCGAGAACCCGGGCGAAGATCCGCTGCCCGGCCAACATCTGGCGACCCCGGCGGTGGGCGTGCTCGATCCGGACTCCGCCAACCCCGCGCTGTCGCAGTATCCGGCGATCATCGTACCGACCACCGAGGTCTGCGGCGATGCCACCGGCCGGATTTACGGCGTGGCCTGGGACGGCGAGAACCACGTGGGCGGACCGTTCCTGCCCGGCTGGCCTGCCAAGATCGCGGCCCCGCTCTCCGGCGCGGTGCCCGTGCCGCCGATCACCCTGGGCCTCGGATCGTCCCCGGCGATGGCGATGTTCGAGGGCAAAATGCACATCGGCTTCGGCGCGTTTCTGTTTATCCCCTACATGGCGATCTACGACGATGGCGTACTCGAAATTTCGAACCTCAACTCCGACGTCAGCTTCACCGCCGCGACCCACGGCTCGTTCGCTTACTCGCACTATCCCGACGGCCATCTGCGCTATTACATCCCCACCGTGGGCTTACTGCAGGACAGCTTCGGCGGTCTGGGGGTCGAGCGCTTCCGTGTATTGGGCTGGGACATGGACGACGCTGCGTTCCCATCGGTCCAGGGCGACCTGGAGGAGTGGGTGTTCTTCATCAACCCGGTGATCGCCGATATCAACGGCGACGGGCCCACCGAGGTGCTGGTGGGCTCGGGCGGCTACATGCTGCACGCGTTCAACGAGCAGGGCGAGCCCGCGGGCTGGCCCAAGTTCACCCACAACTGGCACATCGGCTCGCCGGCCATCGGCGACATCGACGCCGACGGGCTGATGGAAGTTGTGACCATGACCCACGAGGGCTACCTGTTCGCCTGGAACGCGCCCTCGCCGATCTGCCGCGACAACGGCCTGAACTCCGACTGGTGGTGCTTCCATCACGACGAGCACAACAGCGGCGTGCTGGGCACCGACACCATTCCGCCATCGCGCGTCACCGACCTGCGCGTGGAGGAACTTGGCGACGGGCTGTACGAGCTGACCTGGACCGCGCCCGGCGCGGACTGGCATTGCGGCGTCGCGGCCGCCTACGAGCTGCGCTATGCCGTGGACGAGAGCACCAACGTGGACGACCCCACGGTCTATGTCAGCCTGCCGCTGGTGCCCGGCGAACTGACCGCGCCCAATCCCGTGGGCACGGCCGAGCGGATCACGATCTACGTGCCGGAGGCCGCCGCGCAGTTCGTGCTGCAATCGCGCGACCAGGCGGGCAACCTCGCTTTGCCGAGCAACTCGACCCTCGATCCGCCGCCAGACGACTCGGGCGACGACGACGATGACGACGACAGCGACGAGGATCAGGCCTGCTGCGGCTAGCCGGCATTTTGGAGGTGCCTGCAAAACTCGCGTAGTACGCAGGTCGTAATCCAACGACCCGCCCCGCAGTGGGCGCGGGTTGTTATTAAGGGTTGGTCGATAAGTGCGGCTTGGGGCTGGATACTCGGTAGAACTTTTCTTGTTCCAAGCAAAAATCCAACTGCGCATCGTTGCTCTCGAAGATGGCGGCGATCCGGTCGATGTCAGTGCCGTAGGACTCCAGCCGCCTCCATGAGCTCAAAGCCCGATCGGGCCAGGTATGCAAATAGACCGTGCGCTGCCGTTCCAACGCCCCCTGGAGGGTCGCGTTTAGCTCGCGTTCGAACTCGTCCCGGTCCGCCCTTTTCAGGCGCAGCAAGCCCAGTTCGAGCACCTCGACCTGCGGGTGGAAGTAGGCGAATTCCACGCTTGCCCAGCAGACCGTCGGCGTGATCAGCAGCGCCCCGGGTTCGATCCTCTGTGCCAGGGCGTCGGCCATCCTGCGCGAGCGCACGTTTTGCGGGTCGCTCTGCGGAATGGCACAGAAGATCAGGTTGGCCGCCAGCAACAGCAGCGCCAGCCCGGCGATTGCGGCCAGATAGGGCCTGCGTCCCCGGGGCGGCGTCGCGCCCACGGCCAGCAACAGCCACACGGCGGGTAGGGCCGGGGCCACGAACTCGACATCGCGAGGGTTCCAATAAGCGGCGAATCCCAGCATGGGCACGACCCAGATTAGGGCAGAGAGCGCGATCAGCCGCGGCGATACAGGGGAACGCTCGGGCTGCGCCTTGGCCACGCGCACGATGGCCCAGATCAACAGAACAGCGCACGCGCTCGCGCCGACTATCGCTACGATCCGATGATCGTAGACCAATGCGCCGGCAACCGTCCGGGCGAACTGTGGCAAATCAACGTCGGCCTTGCCCCCCAAACCCAGGTTGTGGATGTACATCATCCAGTCCAACATCGCACGCGGGCCGCGCACCTGGACAAAGGTCCGGCCCAGAAAAGCCAGGCTGAAATAGACACTGCCCACAAGCCCCAATGAGTAGGCCGCCAAACGCCCCAAGCATCCGCGACGCCGGTGGCAGGCCAGCACCGCGATCGACCCGCAGAGCATCAGGCTGGTGTTGTGCGCCAGTGTGGAAATCCCGGCGACGATCCCGCACAGCTCCCAGGGGATCAATCCCGGTGTGCGCATCGCCCACAGCGCCAGGCGATAGGCGAGCACGAACAGGATTACCGAGGGCAGGATGTCCTCGAGGTTGGCGGCGTACATCCAATAGCCGCCGGACACGGCCAGGCCAGCCGAGCAGACCAACGCGGCCAAACGGTCGCCCAGCGCGCGTTCGAGGGTAAGAAAGAACAGCCCGACTCCGGCCGCGGCTAGCACGGCCTGGATCGTACTCAGCGCGTACAGCGCCCGGCCGCCGTAGCCCAGGGCTGTGAGCAGCTTCCAGACCGCCACCACCCCGATGTCGTACAGAATGTGGCTCGGCAGCGTCACACGTAAAAACGCGAACCAGTGCAGCGGTCCGAAGCGCTCGGCCATGGCCGCGATGTTGACGATGCCGTCGGGATGATGCTCGGCCGATGGTAATGCGAGGTAGAGCACCCCGGCTCCAATGGTCAGGATTGCGGCAACGGCAAATCGGCGCAGCAGGGCATCCATTTTTTATTGCCACAATATAAATTATTTTTTAGACGCTTTTTTGAAAAAGGAGGCTAGGACGCGCCCTTGCCCAGCAACACCACGGGGATCGTCCGCAGTAGGATCATCGCGTCGAGCAGCAGCGACCAGTTGTCGATGTATTTCAGGTCGAGTTCCATCCAGGCGTCGAAATCGACCTCATTGCGGCCGCTGATCTGCCAATAGCAGGTTAGGCCGGGCTTCATGCTCAGCCTGCGTCGTTGCCAGCGTTCGTATTTATCGACCTCGGAGGGGATCGGCGGACGCGGCCCGACGATGCTCATCTCGCCGGTCAGCACGTTCCAGAACTGGGGCAGCTCGTCGAGGCTGTAGCGCCGTAGCAGCGAGCCGATTCGGGTGACCCGCGGATCGCGTTTGATCTTGAACACCGGGCCATTCATCTCGTTGAGCCCCTCGAGCTCGTCGCGCATGCTCTCGGCGCCGTGGACCATGGTGCGGAACTTAAGCATCTTGAAGCGTCGGCCGTGCAGGCCGGAGCGGACCTGGTTGAACAGCACCGGCCCGCGACTGTCCAGCCTGATCGCCAGGGCCAAGGCGATCAATAGCGGCATGATCAGCACCAGGATGATCAGCGCGGCGATGCGGTCGAAGATCTCCTTGACCAGCAGCTGCCAGACCTGAGTCGGAGTGGTCGAGTAGCTCAGCAGCGGGATGCCCAGGTGGGTGGTGATGCGCGTGGTGGCGATCGCCGGCCGAATGAACTCGGCCATCACCGTGGCGCGCACGCCGACCTCCTCGCAGATGTAGATCCGGCGTTTGAGGTCGGGCAGCATGTGGAAGGGCATGGCGAAGAACACCTCGTCCACCTGGTGGCTGTCGAGGATCTTGGGCAGGCTGCCCAAAGTGCCGAGCACCGGAACCCCGCGCACGGTCTGGCCGACCAGCTCGGGTTCGACGTCCATCAGCCCGATCACGCTGTAGCCCAGCTCGGGATGGTTGTCCAATGAGTCCATCAGCATCTGCGCGCGCCGTCCGGTGCCGACCACGATCGCCTGGATCGCGGCCACGCCGCGGCGGCGCATGCTGTCTGAAATCAGCTTGAGCGCCGACTTCTCCAGCAGCAGCACCAGCACCGAGATCACGCCCAATAGGCCGACCAGCGAACGGCTGAGCGAGTGGTCCTTGACCAGAAACAGGAACAGTACAATTAGGCCGATGGACAGGCCGACCGACTTGATGATGTTCCATACGGTCTGCAAAAATCCGAGCTGGACCTGGGGCGAGTAGGTGCCCGAAAGGGCGAGCACCACCAGGCAGATCGCCGTGTGGGCCATCACCAGCCAGGTGTACTCGACCATCGGCGCCAGGGTCAGGCCGCCGACGAACAGCCAGGTCATGCGCAGGCTGTAGGACACCATGAACGCGTACAGCAGCAACGTGGCGTCGAGCAGAAACACCAGCCACGAGCGGACCTCGAGCCGTTCGCGTTCCACCTAGGCCCCCTGCACGGGTTTGCGCGCCACGGCGAACATGATGTCGCCGGTATACCAGGTCAGCCCCAGGTTGCTCAAATTGTGCCGTCCCAGCCAGCGACCCATGCCGCGCCCCAGTCGCGGCCAGTAATAGCGCTCGATGCGGTCGGCGATCAGCCCCAGGCTGGCGCGCTTGCCGACCTTGGACGCGCCGAGCACCTCCAGGCCGTGGGAGCGCAGCATCTCAAGCAGCACGCGCCGGTTGTAGAAGCGCAGGTGATCGATGATGTATTGCCGCCACCCGCGACCCAGCAGCCGTGCCCAGATGCTGCCCGAATCGGGCAGCTCGAGGGCCAGCACCCCACCGGGCGTCAGCCAGCGGACCATCCGTTCCAGCGCCAGATGCGGTTGGGGCAGATGCTCGAACACGTGAATCAGCGAGATCACCTCGAAGCTCTCGTCCGCGAATTCCGCGTGCTCAACGTCTTGGACGATCACGTTCAGGCCGTAGTTACTGCGCGCCGCTTCAGCCGCCGGGGCAAACGGCTCGAGTCCGGTGACCTCGAATCCCAGTCGTCGCGCCGCCGCGGTGACCGCGCCGTCAAAGCAGCCCACATCGAGCAGGCGGCCCTGGGTCGGCCCTCCCAGACGCGCGATCCAGCGCAGTCTGCGGCGGGCGTTGACCATCGATTGCCGCGGATCGTCGGCGACCTTGTTGCCCTCGGGAATCAGCTCGCGGGGCACGGCCGGCGGGTCGGAGTAGACCATGCCGCAGTCGGTGCAGCGCACCACCCGGCCCGAGCGGCTGACCCAGACCCGGATGCGTTGGGCGCTTCCTCCGCAGGCCGGACAGCTCATGCGCTGTGCCCCAGTGCCTGGCGGTAGACCTCCAACGTACTGCGCGCGGCCCGCTGCCAGGTGTAGTGCTCGGCCACGTGGGCCACGGCGCGCTCGCCCATCGACCGTCCTGAATCCGGGTCGGCCAACAGCCCTCCGAGCCGCTGCGCCAGCGCCCCGACGTCGCCCGTGGGATAGAGCAGGCCGTAGGGACCGCCCGCGCCGTTGAGCACCTCGCCGTGCACCGCGATCTCGCTGGCGACCACCGGCAGCCCGTAGCTCAACGCCTCGAGCAGCGCGATCGGCAGCCCCTCGAGCTCGCTGGCCTGCACAAACGCCGCGGCGTTGCTCAACAGCTCGCAGAGCTCGTCTCCGGTTACCGCGCCGGTAAACAGCACCCGCGGATCGTCGGCCGCCGCGCGCCTCAGGTCGGCGGCGTACGACTCGGCGAAGTTGGCGTCCCCGGCGATCACCAGTCGCCCTCCGCAGTCGATGGTCTTGAAGGCCGCGATCAGATCCTGCACGCGCTTTTCGGCCACCAGCCGTCCCAACGAGAGCACATAGCGGCCGCGCTCGAGCCCCCAGCGGTCGCTGATCAATCGCGGATCGAGGCGGCGCGGCAGCGGCACGCCGTTGGGAATCGCCCGCGCGTCAATGCCCCACCGCTGCTCGAAATATTGCGCCAGGGTATGGGAGACCACGATCACCCGCGTGGCGCAGTGGGTCAGCACGCGCTCGGCCTGGCGCAGACTCCAGCGGGCGACCGCTCCCCACTTGGCGCGTTCGTAGTCCAATCCATGCACCGTGACCACCACCGGCCGACCCGCCAGGTGTGGCAGGAGTGCGAGGCTGGCCGGTCCCAGGGCGTGGAAATGGATCAGGTCAAAATCGCGCTTTAGCGCCGAGAGCGTGGAGAACAGGCTGTGGCTGATTGCGTCGAGGTGCTTGGTTTTGATCGTGGGTTGGAAGATGCGCTCTACGCCGTGCAGCGGCCCGTCGTCGCTGGTGTACCAACGGCGGCAATAGGCCGCGACCTGCACCTGCGGGCCGACCAGCAGCGGCGCAAGCTGTTCCACGTGGCGTTCGATCCCGCCGGTGGTGGCCGGAATTCCCTTGAGCCCGATCATCGCCACCCTCATGCGCGACAGGTCTCCGGCTCGCGGCGCAACGTCAGGGCGGCGGCGCGTTTGGCCACCCACCACAGCACGCTCATCCGATTGCGGCGCATGGCGGGCGCTGCGGTGCAGACCATCCAGCAGGCCAGACTGCAATCGCGCACAGCCTGGCAGCCGCGGCGATCTTCGGCCACCATCTGGGCGTAGGTCTGCTGCGCCAGGTTGCCCATCGGTGCGTCGAGCATGTTGCACGGGTAGACGCGGCCAAAGGGATCGAGGTGGAACAGGTCGCGGATCGCGCCGCAGGGCAGGGGGCGGCCGCGATTGCACAGCCGGTCGATCAACCCCTGGGAAAAATAGGCGCGGCCCCAGCTCTTGGGATGGAGCGAATACAGTTGGCGTCGGATCAGGCGTTCGAGGCTGAGCATCGCCAGCTCGGGATCGGGCGAGAAATCGTCGTGGTCGCCGAAGAAATGGGGCGAGCTGTGGACCATCGAGAGCGAGAACTCGACCCCCAGTTTGCGACAAAGCTCATGCACGTAGAGCAGCTGGGCCTCATTGCCCCGCGCCAGGGTGAAGGCCAGCCCCAGGTCGGCCACTCCGATTGCGCGCAGGCGCTCCAGGGTACGTAGCGCCTTGTTGTAGGCACCGGGGATTCCGCGCAGTTGATCGTGGGTCCGCGGCCTGCCGTCGAGGCTGACCCGCACGCCGATGTCGGTTTTAAAATCGAGTATTTGACGAGTGATATCAGCAATTTTTTCGGTTGCCAGGCCGTTTGTGGAGATCACCAGCCGCGCCTTGGGCAACCGTTCGCTGATCGCGGTGACCACCTGCAAAATGTTGGGCCGCAGAAACGGCTCGCCGCCGGTGATGTTCACGTTTACCAGGCTCTGCGGCAGCCTGAAGTAGACGCTGGGCTCGATCTCCTCGATCTGTTCGCGCTGCCAGATCGAACACATCGCGCAACGGCTGTTGCAACGGCTGGTGACCGCGATTGTGGCGTGCGTGGGTCCCCGATACATCGTCCGAAGCATGGCCTCGGTCCCAAATCAAGTCAAGATGCGGGTTAGGCTCGGCGCGATTGACGCTGTCGGCGATCGTCTGTTAGCTTTGCAGCGTCAAAACAGGAGATTATCCCGCCCGATGAAATGCCCCAAATGTGGCTTCGTCAGCTTCGACTACCTCGACGCTTGCAAGAAGTGCGGGGGAGATCTGCGCGCGCACAAGCGCAAGCTGGGGATCATCTCCGAGGCGCCCAAGGTTCCGATCGAAGGCGAGCCCAAGGCTGAGCAGCGCTCGGAGCGGCTGCGTGATCGGTTCCGCAGGATGCGCGGCAAAGAAAAACTCGGCCCCGGCCTGCCCGATTTTGAGGATCAACAGCAAAGACGGATGCTCGACGAATCGATCCGCGCCGAGCGCGAGAGAGCCCGGCTCGAGACGGAGAAGCTCGCCCAAGAGAAGCAGCGGATCGAGATCGAGGCCCGCCGACTGGCCCAGGAACAGACGCGCATCCAGGGCGAGGCACAGAAGCTCGCACAGCAGCGTGAGCAGACCCAGGCCGAACAGCGCAAGCTGATCCAAGAGCGGGAACAGGCCGAGCAAGCGGCCCGGTTGGCCCGGGAGCAAGAGCAGCGGGCCAAGTTCGAGGGTGAAGCGCAGGCGCGCGCCGAGGTCGAGCAGCGTATTCGGCTGGAAGTCGAACGCGTCGGTCGCGAGGCGGAACAGCGGGCGGCCCAGGAGATCGAACGCACGCGCCAACAGGCCGAGGAACGGACCAAGCTCGAGCTGGAAAAAGCCCGCAATGAGATCGAGCTGCGCGCACAGCGCGAGATCGAGCAGGCCCGGCAGGAGGTCGAGCAGGCCCGGCAGGAGGTCGAGCGCAGCGTGCACGATCAGGCCGCGCAACTGGCCCGCGAACAGGCCGAACAGCTCGCCAAACAGCAGATCGAGCAACGCGTCAAGGCCGAGGTCGAGCGCGCCGAGCAACAGGCCGAGCGGCTGATGAGCCAGAAGCTCGAGCAGGTGCGGCTCGAGGCCGAGCAACATGTGGCCAAGCAGGTCGAGTTGGCCCGGCTCAACGCCGAAAGCGAGGCGCGCAGCGAACTACAGCAGCTCAATGGCGAGCACGACCGCCAAAACGGCGAGCTGGAACAAGAGTATCGCCACGAGACCCAACGTCGGGAGCAGCTCGAGGCCGAACTCGAACAGCTTGAGGGCGAGCGCCAATCGCGCCTGGCCCAGGAGGATAGCGCACGCATTGAGGCCCAGCGGGCTATCGGCGAGGGTCGGGAGCAGGCGCGGATTCTGGCCCGCGAACGCGAGCAGATCGATCTTGAGCGCCAACAGCTGGCCCAGGAGCGCCAAGCGGCGGCTCGCGCACGGACCGAGGCTGCCGAGGCAATGCGGATCGAAAAGGCCGCTGAGCAGCCCGCGGCGTCGGCCGACCAAGACCGGCCGGCCGCAGCCGTTGCAAGCGCCTCCCTTGAGTCGGCTTCCGAGGCGATCCGTGTTGAACTCGGGCAGCGCCCCGAGCGCGAGATCGACATTGTCGAACAGATGGTGGTGCCCAAGGGCGGATTCTGGCGTCGCGGTGCGGCCTGCGCCTTTGACGTCGGCATCTTTCTGGTGCTCGCTGCGCTGATGCTCTGGGGGCTGAAGTCAGTGCAGGCGCCGGACCAGAACGCAGCCCCGTTCATCCTATCGATTGCGGCCTACATCTACGTGGCGCTGGTGCTGGTGCTGGCCTTCTACTTCGTGCTGTTCCACTCCTTTTCCGGCCAGACTCCAGGCAAGATTTTGCTCGGACTGCGGCTGGTCGATACCCAGGGCGAGCCGGTGGGCCTGGCGCGCAGCTTCTTCCGCTATGTGTGTTGGCTGTTCGCGGTGATGCCGCTGGGGCTGGGCCTGCTCTACAGCGCGTTCGACATCAACAAGCGCGGCTGGCACGACTACCTGGCCGGAACCCTGGTGATCAGGACCAAGTGAGCCGCGCGCTGCTGCCGATGCTGGCGTTGGCGATCGTCGCGGCCGTTGCGGCGCAGCCGATAATTCCCGCGGACAACCTGTTCGACCCGGCCTGGGGCACGGTGCTAAGCAACCTCGAGAGCATCTGGCAAGGCGGCGAGTTCGGGCCGGAGCGGCTGGTCGACGACGATCCGTCCAGCCTCTGGCGCGCGGCCGACGGCTCGGTGCCGCCCATCGCGTTGACCTTCGAGCTGGCGCGACCGGCGCGGCTGCGCTCGATCGCCCTGGCCAACGCCGAGGACGCGGACTACGTCAACGCTCAGGCGCGGGTGGTGCGGCTCGAGGCCCTGACGCCGGACCGCGATCCGGCCAAGACGCGGGTGCTGGGCAGCTTCGTGCTCGACAAGCGGCCGGGTTGGCAGCGCTTCGAGCTTAGGCCCGCACACTGCCGCATTTTACAGCTGACGATTCTTTCCAACCACGGCAGCCGCCATATGACCACCCTGGCCGGAATCGCGCTGGGCGCACAGCTCGATGACGGCGGGCCGTTCGCACTGGTCCAGGGCAGATACGATGACGGCCAAGGCCACGCCCTGACCCTGGTACAGCACGGAGAGCGGCTCAGCGGCTGCACGTCCGGTCCCCAGGCGCTGCCGATCCAGGGTCGACGCGCGGGGGAGGCTTGGGCGCTGCTGATCGGCGATCGGCCGGCGGTGCTGGTGCTCGACGCCGATCTGCGCGCGCGGCTGACCGAGACGATCGACGGCCGCAACGTGATGCGCACCCTGCAGCGCGTTGACCGTGATCCCGGAGTCTGCTCTGACCAACGCGAGCTGTACGCGGAGATACTGCGCCGCGAAGGCCGGTTGACCTTGCTCGATCAGGGGGGCGACGAGCCGGCGGCGCTGCTTGCGGGTCTGGACGGACGCTGGAGCGTGGGTGTCTACGTGTTGCGAACCGGCGATGCGCAGCAGGATTTGGAACGCAGCCGGACGCGGGCCGCTGCCCTGGCCGACGAGCTTGCGCAACGCGGACTGGATAGCTCGCGGGTCGAGGTTGTAGGACGCGGCGGCTCCGATCCGCCTGCCGCATCTTTGGCCCGGCCCTGGCGCGCCCTGTGCGAGCGGATCGTCATCGAGCGCGCAACGAACTGGGAGTGATTGCGTAGCTTCCCTGCGCAGTGAAAACCAGCAAACGGCCGTCCTCGGGCCGCCACTGGACGGCCAGCGGCACAGCGGGCAGATCGATCCGCTCGCGCACCCGCGGGTCGCTCAGGTCGATCCATTCCAACCGTCCGTCGGCGAACCCGGTCGCGGCCAGCCTGCCTTGTCGCGGAGCCGTGGCGATTGCGCCCGCGCCGTGCTCGACAAAGATCTGGGTGGCCTTATCCAGCGTGCGCGCGTTGAGCACGTCGATGCGGCCGTGCAGCGGACGGGCCACAAAAAGCTCGGCGCGCAGATCGTCCAGGGCCAGTTCGGACAGCCCCGGGCCGAGCTTTGCCGCGAGCAGCTCGCCTTGGGCGTTGAGCAGCAGCACGCGCTCCTGGGGAGCGAACTGCACAGCGTAGATCCGGCCGTCGTTGGCAGCCGCCACATCGCCCAACTGCGCCGGATCGAGCCCCGCTGCTTGGGCGATGGTTTGGCGGGTCAGGCTGCTGTCGGGCGGGCGCTCGAACGTTTCAACGACCCGCGGATCGGCTGAGGGCGGCCGGTCGTGCGCAAGGTGGAAGCCGAGGATCGCGCAGGCCGCGCAAAGCACTACCAGCAGGCCCAGCCGCAGCCCGGCGCTGACATGCAGGCGACGCAGCAGCGCGGATCCGCCCCAGGCCGTGCCCAGCAGCAACGCATCGGGCAGCGCGGCCCGACCGTGGGGCAAAATCGCGGCCAGGGCAATCAACGGCAGGGGCAGGGTGTACAACGCGCGCCGCGGCCCCAATCCGGCGGCCGCGTGGCTGAGCAGGGCCCAGCCCGCGCCCACGGCCAAGAAGCGCAGGCTCGTCAGCGGGTCGAGGTAGATTGCGTTGAGCGCGAGCGCCAGTCCCAGAGGGTAGATCGCGGCCCAGGTCCAAATTCGCGATAGATCGGCCCAGACCTGCAGCGAGGTCTCGCGGCCGGTGCGGCGTACGATCAATAGCTGCAACAGCGCCAGGGCCGCCAGGCCGACCAGCACCGCCGGGGTGATGTAGAGCAGGGCGATGGCGTTGAAATCGAGCCATTCAATGGCCCACGGCAGGGCGTACTCCGCGGCCCAGGCGGGTTTGTGCGCGATTCGCGAGGTCAACGCCAGGGTTACCAGCGTCAGACCGGCCGCAATCAGCAGCCGGCGCCAGAGGGTGAGTAAGCGTAGCGATAGGGACATCGCGCCGATTCTAAGCCGATGTCGTGTCGAGAGGAAGGCGACCTGGTGTTCGCTTTACCGCAGCCGGGGCCTGGGATAGAATCCCGCCGTCTCTTAAACCGAGGTATCCAGATGAGATCTATTCCCATTGCCCTGCTCTGCGTTGCGACCATACTGATTTTGGCCGCCGGCTGCCCCAGCTCGGACGATGAGCAGGACGACGTCAGCCTGGCGCCCTACCTCTATCAGGAGACCTTCGAGATCGAGCCCAATCCGGCCGAGTCCGGCGAGACCGTGAGCTTTTTCTTCGGGTTCGACGACTTTGACGGCGACGTGTCCGAGGCGCTGATAGTGGTGCGCCACAAGGATGACGATGGCGTTGTGAGTCCGGTCGTGCCTGAGAGCGATCCGCTGATCAAGGGCCGGACCCACGGTTCGGTGGAGTTCGAATTGACCGTTATCGAGGCCGACCAGGGTCAGTATCTGGCCTACATGATCGACAACGCGGGCAACGTCAGCAACGAGATCACCATGCAGTTTTACGTCAATCCGCCACTGCCCGAGTAAGCACCAAGGCTCTCCCCTCAATTCCCACTGCGCGCAACTTCAGCCGCGCGCCGACCCGCAGATCTTGCATCGCCTGTTGGGTGATCCCCGGATGATAAAGCTCGGTGGTGCCTGCGGCGCGTCCGTCGGGCAGCAGGCGCTCGACCACCAGCTCCAGCGTGCGGCCGACCGACGATTCCAAATGGCTTTGCCGCAGCCGTTCGCCCAGCTCGCGCATCCGCGCGGCGCGCTCACGCACTACATCGGGCGGCAGCGGCTCCAGCTCGTAGGCAGCGGTCCCCGGCCGCGCCGAGAACGGGAACACGTGCAGATACGAAAGCTCGAGCTGCGCGCAGGCGCTCAGGGTGCGCTCGAACGCGGCCTGGCTCTCGCCGGGAAATCCGACCAGCACGTCCGCGCCCACGGTTAGCGGCACAATCCGGCGCAGCAATTCCAGCGCGCCCTCGATTGCCTGCGGCCCGTAGGGCCGCCG
This region includes:
- a CDS encoding S8 family serine peptidase; translation: MNSFVRAWLVAALMMVLCAGVAHAFSISGQDAHIWNYERFTYEPAQITFSQSLNPLTVNQNNIYITPLGDPSYKFACAYNLLSVNRSNDTVRLTPDPAFWFGVRLQIVIGDGLRDTGNGAFDGNFPWGDVFVANIPADFERPEYDPWNPFAQVVASYELIGYNPADPENTDPNDPADWTGISVTEAWKFSIGRPDVLIAVVDDGLEKYDHLELADNLFINSGELPEPQLGDGTPCGADDCNGDGKFNAQDYADDPRIEPGLSVDPGDLIDAFSDGVDDDQNGMVDDISGWDFFRWVPTALGVREFPEGDHGGDRAKDAAAIADNGYGGKPGVCPNCMILPIRVCDAVMAEHNQIAQGIEYARDMGADVVVAALGTSNFSGDAEERIRQAVADGVTIVTASGDELGFHHMYPGAGEDVMAVKAVYAFPNIPILGLLPFTETYCTNYGAKVFYTVSCNACSSGATGNLGGAAGLLISRARDLGIEINPYEIQQIFKMTADDIYERCITFTPGGCQPGVDEHFGYGRVNIGRAIKTLGDSLLDIPERIPPEVRITSPRWFTTHDPLQQRMLPIEADIFARGRSYTWSLQFAVGVQPLDEEFIEVATGAGQARTSGEIMQLDMLPIFSEAWLRKTPELPNDFTVTLRLRARYDEGGDTVFGEARKAIALRTDDDPTTGLLPGFPIYIGESGESSVALYDLDGDLEGRPEIIFGTSGGFVEVFSYDPETEAWGRMPGFPINVREFLDIPTDDVVIASVAVGDLWGIGMPVIVALCGGGFAMAIYPDGYDHPGGPLLPGFPVAADVPPNDTAYNFAHGRSFGASPVLADLDLDGRLEIIGANYDQKVYAWRSVDVDGDGQVDRMPGFPVLTRSNAEQVPDDLVCEGENPGEDPLPGQHLATPAVGVLDPDSANPALSQYPAIIVPTTEVCGDATGRIYGVAWDGENHVGGPFLPGWPAKIAAPLSGAVPVPPITLGLGSSPAMAMFEGKMHIGFGAFLFIPYMAIYDDGVLEISNLNSDVSFTAATHGSFAYSHYPDGHLRYYIPTVGLLQDSFGGLGVERFRVLGWDMDDAAFPSVQGDLEEWVFFINPVIADINGDGPTEVLVGSGGYMLHAFNEQGEPAGWPKFTHNWHIGSPAIGDIDADGLMEVVTMTHEGYLFAWNAPSPICRDNGLNSDWWCFHHDEHNSGVLGTDTIPPSRVTDLRVEELGDGLYELTWTAPGADWHCGVAAAYELRYAVDESTNVDDPTVYVSLPLVPGELTAPNPVGTAERITIYVPEAAAQFVLQSRDQAGNLALPSNSTLDPPPDDSGDDDDDDDSDEDQACCG
- a CDS encoding glycosyltransferase family 4 protein; the protein is MRVAMIGLKGIPATTGGIERHVEQLAPLLVGPQVQVAAYCRRWYTSDDGPLHGVERIFQPTIKTKHLDAISHSLFSTLSALKRDFDLIHFHALGPASLALLPHLAGRPVVVTVHGLDYERAKWGAVARWSLRQAERVLTHCATRVIVVSHTLAQYFEQRWGIDARAIPNGVPLPRRLDPRLISDRWGLERGRYVLSLGRLVAEKRVQDLIAAFKTIDCGGRLVIAGDANFAESYAADLRRAAADDPRVLFTGAVTGDELCELLSNAAAFVQASELEGLPIALLEALSYGLPVVASEIAVHGEVLNGAGGPYGLLYPTGDVGALAQRLGGLLADPDSGRSMGERAVAHVAEHYTWQRAARSTLEVYRQALGHSA
- a CDS encoding sugar transferase, with protein sequence MERERLEVRSWLVFLLDATLLLYAFMVSYSLRMTWLFVGGLTLAPMVEYTWLVMAHTAICLVVLALSGTYSPQVQLGFLQTVWNIIKSVGLSIGLIVLFLFLVKDHSLSRSLVGLLGVISVLVLLLEKSALKLISDSMRRRGVAAIQAIVVGTGRRAQMLMDSLDNHPELGYSVIGLMDVEPELVGQTVRGVPVLGTLGSLPKILDSHQVDEVFFAMPFHMLPDLKRRIYICEEVGVRATVMAEFIRPAIATTRITTHLGIPLLSYSTTPTQVWQLLVKEIFDRIAALIILVLIMPLLIALALAIRLDSRGPVLFNQVRSGLHGRRFKMLKFRTMVHGAESMRDELEGLNEMNGPVFKIKRDPRVTRIGSLLRRYSLDELPQFWNVLTGEMSIVGPRPPIPSEVDKYERWQRRRLSMKPGLTCYWQISGRNEVDFDAWMELDLKYIDNWSLLLDAMILLRTIPVVLLGKGAS
- a CDS encoding methyltransferase domain-containing protein; this translates as MSCPACGGSAQRIRVWVSRSGRVVRCTDCGMVYSDPPAVPRELIPEGNKVADDPRQSMVNARRRLRWIARLGGPTQGRLLDVGCFDGAVTAAARRLGFEVTGLEPFAPAAEAARSNYGLNVIVQDVEHAEFADESFEVISLIHVFEHLPQPHLALERMVRWLTPGGVLALELPDSGSIWARLLGRGWRQYIIDHLRFYNRRVLLEMLRSHGLEVLGASKVGKRASLGLIADRIERYYWPRLGRGMGRWLGRHNLSNLGLTWYTGDIMFAVARKPVQGA